Below is a window of Saccharomonospora viridis DSM 43017 DNA.
GTGGCTTTCGTCACGGTTCCCACGGCCTCGGCCGCCGCGGCGCCCGAGGAGAGCAGAGCGTGCCGCGACGCACCCACTGTGCCGGTGACGACCACAGCGGTGTTCAACAATCCCGCTGCCGGGGAGGCGACCGGTGTGGTGCAGCAGATCTGCTCCCTGGTGAAACAGGCCGAACCCGGATCGACCATCCGGTTGGCCCACTTCGTCATCTCCGGGGACTCCGGCGCGGACTTCGTCGAGGAGCTGATCGCCGCCCATCGCCGTGGGGTCGACGTTCAGGTCGTGCTCGACGGATGGCAGGTCGACAACCCGGCCGTGGAGGCATTGCGGGCCGAGATCGGCACCGATCCCTCACGGGATTCGTGGTTGCACGTGTGCGGTAACCGCTCACCCGAGGGCAACACCTCGTCCTGCATCGGCACCAAGGGACAGCACAACAAGTTCTACCTGTTCTCCCGCACCGGCGGACAGTCGAACGTCGTGGTGCAATCCTCGGCGAACTTCACGGACCTGAACTCGTCGACGTACTGGAACAATGCGAGCACGATCGTCGGCAACCGTCGGTTGTTCGACGCGTACACGTCCTACTTCCAGGACCTGGCGACCGATCGACAGGACCCCGACTACTACCGCACCGTGACCACCGGCATGCGCGATGGCATGGTGAGGGCGCATTTCTTCCCGAGGGCGGAGGGTGAC
It encodes the following:
- a CDS encoding phospholipase D-like domain-containing protein encodes the protein MRVRLKALLLSAMAAVAFVTVPTASAAAAPEESRACRDAPTVPVTTTAVFNNPAAGEATGVVQQICSLVKQAEPGSTIRLAHFVISGDSGADFVEELIAAHRRGVDVQVVLDGWQVDNPAVEALRAEIGTDPSRDSWLHVCGNRSPEGNTSSCIGTKGQHNKFYLFSRTGGQSNVVVQSSANFTDLNSSTYWNNASTIVGNRRLFDAYTSYFQDLATDRQDPDYYRTVTTGMRDGMVRAHFFPRAEGDHVVDFLSKVGCSDGTTIRIGMSEWDSYRIGIAERLVELADQGCGVRIVRGLMDEEVSESLTGHPNIAMRTLDDSDALPGRIHSKYLIVEGEVDGDDDARWVLTGSPNFNHTSLRRNDEAMIETNLSSLYEQYRDNFEKMYATAK